Sequence from the Cellulomonas fimi ATCC 484 genome:
GCCTGCCGTCTGGGTCGGTCTCGGCCGCATCGAGCACCTCGATGAAGTCGCCGCCGCACTCGTAGATCTGCCTCGCGCGCGACGGGTCGATCCACGTGTGGCCGGGGAACGGTCGACGCGTCTGTCGGCTCCAGCGCTGGACGTACAGCACGCGGTTCACCGGATGCCTCCTGGATGGTTCGGCGAGTGGACAGGATCGACAGCCCACGCAGAGGACTGCCGAGGACGCCGTACGCAGCCCCGGCTGCGCGGCGTCACCTGGGGCGTCGGCGACGAGCATGACCGAGCCTTTCGAGAAGACCTCCTGACGCCCCAGCGGGTGCGCCGAGGCGCCGGCGGCGCACCCGCCGTCGTGCGCGGAGCTCCGGAGGGTGAAACGCCGCTCGCGGGGTTCTTGAGCATGCCACGCGACCCCTAACGTGGACAAAACAGACACCGTGGCTCGCACGGTGCCCGTTCGTCGACTCAGGGGGACCCATGGCTCGTCTACGTCTGTCACTCACCGCAGCCGCGCTCGCGGGCGCCACGCTGCTCGCCTCGGCCGGACCGGCCGCGGCGTGCCGGCCCGACCCGCAGGCCGACCCGACGACGTGGGAGTACGGCGGCGTGTACGACTGCACGAAGGCGACCGTCGGCCACGGCGTCCGCACCTACACGAAGCCGTCCCCCGTGGCGTTCGTCGTCATCAAGACGGGCAGGACGTACTTCGTGAGCGAGCTCGGAGACGCCAACGAGGGCGACCGCACCTACACGTTCGACAAGCCCATCCGGTTCGTCATCACCTGCAACTTCACGGACGCGTAGGACCCGCAGGGGCGCACGCTCGTCAGTCGCAAGGGGTCCAGAGGTGAGGGTGCGCGCCGACGCGCAGGAGGGTCTGGTGGCCGTCGTTGACCGCCTGAGGAACGGTGGGCAGCGCCGTGCCGTCCTGGTCGACGAGGAGCCGGAACCCGGAGTGCGCGTCGTACAGGAAGGGACGCAGCGGCGGGGTGGCCCGGGCGTCGTAGGTCGCACCGAGGACCGTCCCGTCGGCGTCGGCGTCGCTCACCTGGAGTTCGACCGGCGACCCGTCCGGCGTCGGTGCCGGGACGACGACGTAGCCGCCGGCGGCGGTCCAGGTCACGACGGCGTCCCCACGACCGTCCGACCGTGTCCGGTACCCGATGACACGGCCGTCGTCGGCGAGCGCGACGGGGACCAGCTGCGCGCCGTCGGCGAGCGGCGGCAGGGCCGTGACCGCACCGGTCGGCGACCACAGCAGCACCTGCCGACGGAAGGAGCCGGTCGCGTCGGTCCCCGCGCCCCACCCCAGGACCCAGCCGGACGCGTTGATCGCGAGGGCCTCGGTCGAGCTCCATGCGCCTGGGGGTGGGGCGAGCACGCGCCGCTGGTCGGCCCACACGAAGGCCTCGGTGCGGCCGGGGGACCCGACGGGGTCGCTCGCGCCCACGACGGTGTTGGCGTCGTTGACGGCTCGGACGCTGTCGTAGCGGCTCGGCGACCGGTCGACGGGGACCAGCGGGAGGGGACCGTCGACGCGCACGGCCTTCGCGATCTCGTACCGCTCGCCCCGGACGTGGGCGACGCCCGCGACGCGACCCCCGGGCGACACCGCGGTGAGCTCGGAGCGCAGGCCGCCCTCGATGCCGCCGTACCAGCGGGTGTCGCCGGTCGCGGCGTGCCACGACATCGTGCGGAGCCGGGTGTCGTAGCCGACGACGAACCCGTCGTTCCCCAGGTCGAGGGCGAACGGGACCGGCACGCGGGTCAGCGTGCCGCAGGCGGTCCCGGTCCAGCCCGTCGCGGGCGTCGCGTCGGCGCGGGCGGGCGTGGCCAGGGCCCCGACGAGAACCAGCGCGACGAGCGCGCCCGGGGCGGCTCGCCGGCGTCGGCGGGGAGCGGGACCGCGCGCCGGCGACGGGCGGCGCGCGAGCCGGGGCACCGTGCTCAGCCGGCCGGGCACGTCGGGGTCCACAGGTGCGGCCGCTGGTCGGTCATGAGCAGCACCTGGCCGGCCTCGCTCATGCCGTAGGGCACCCCGCGCAGCAGCGCGCCGCCGGGCTCCGCGAGACGCCGGAAGCCGGTGTCCGGGCGGTACAGGAACGGCAGCGCGGACCCCGTCGTCGGGTCGATGACCGTCCCGACCGCCCCGCCGCGGTCGTCGGCGGCGATGACCTGGAGGTCGCCGCCGGGAGACGGCACGAACGTGTACCCCGAGGTCGGCGACCACGTGACGAGCGCATCGTTGGTCCAGTCCGGGCTGAGGTGGTGGCCGATCACCCCGCCCTGCTCGTCGATGTGCTCGGCGACGAACATGCCGCCGTCGGGGAGCGGCGGGAGCACGGTCACGGTCCGGTCGGGGCGCCACACGAGCACCTGGTAGTGGTAGACGCCCCGCGCGTCGAGGCGGTAGCCCGAGCCGAGCACCCAGCCGGCCTCGTTCACGGACAGCGCGTGCACGAGCACGTACGACGGGTCGGGCGTCGCCAGGACGTGCCGGCGGTCGGTCCACACGAACGCCTCGGTGGCACCCTGGCCGCCGACGATCTCGCTCGTGCCGACCACGACGTTGGCGTCGTTGACGTCCTGCACCTGGTCGGAGGTTCGCAGCGAGCGGTCGACGGGTCGCAGGGGGAGTGGCCCCTCGACCCGCACCGCCTTGGCCGGGTCGAGCGTGGGTCCGTCGACCTGGGCCGCGCCGGCGACGCGCCCGCCGCCGCTGATCGCGCTGATCTCCGAGGAGAGGCCGCCGTCGATGCCGCCGTACCAGCGATAGGTGCCGGTCCGGGAGTCCCAGGAGGCGGCCCGCGAGCGCTGGTCGTGGCCGACGACGAGCCCGGAGTCGTCCACGTCGCGCGCGACGCTGAGCGGGATCACCGTGCGCGTGCCGCACACCGGGCCCTGCCACCCCGGCGGGGGTGGTTCCACGGCGGCGGCCGGCGCCGCCACGGGCACGGTCAGCGCGGCCACCAGGACCGCGCCCGGCATGATGCGACGTCGCACGAGCTTCTCCCCCTGCACAGGGTCGCCCCAGCCGCGGTCGACCGTCGGTGCCGTCGACGGGCACGACACCCGTCCCCGTCATGCTGAGGCTGACGTCGCGGTGCGGCGACCCGGACCTGTGTCCATGAGCCGGGGCGCGCTCGGGAGGCGAGTCGCCCCTGCCGTCGCGTGCGGTGTGGTGCGATGACGTCGTGGCCTGGTGGAAGACGTCTCGCAGCAGCCCGTCCCGCTCGGTGCGCCCCGGTGCGCCCGGCGCCGCGTCCGGACGGGAGATCACCCGAACGGCCGTGCTCGGGCAGGCGCCGCCGACGTTCGTGCTGGGCACGACGAGCACGGGCGACGTCCTGGCGTTCCGGGCCGCCGCCCAGGACCTCGTGGCGTGGTGGCACCGGCTGCGCGCCGAGCACCCGACGACCGGCCTGTGGCCCGTGCTCCTCGGGGACGGGCCCGGTGACCTGTGCGCCGCCCTGCCGGGTGCCGTGCGCGACGACTACGACCCGGCGGCGGAGCTCGTCCGCGCGCACGGCATGTCGCTGGCGGACCTGCGTGCCCTGCGGGCGCAGCGGCTGGCGCAGTACGCGGACCTCGGCGGTGACGACTCGTTCCGTGACGACGAGGACGACGACGCGCTCGCGATGGTCGAGCCCGACGCGCTGGCCCGGTACGAGGCGACGTTCACCGCCGCCCGGACGGACGGCCTCGTCGCGCTCGTGCCCGCCGCCCACGCCTGGCAGGTGCCCGTCCTGCTCGGCTGGGACGGTGGGCTGAACTACGACCTGGAGCCCGTCGACCACGCGGTCGTCCTGCGCGACTGGCAGGAGCGGTTCGGTGCCCAGCTCGTGACGCTCGGCAACGAGCAGGTCCTCGAGCTGTGGGTCGACCACCCGCCGACCGACCCCGCCCAGGCCCTCGCCGTGGCCCGCGAGCAGTTCGAGTACTGCTACGACAGCGTCTACCAGGGCGTCGGCTCGCTCACCGAGCTGGCGCGCGACCAGGTCGGCTCGCAGTCCTGGTACTTCTGGTGGGACTGACGGCCTGCCGGAGCGAGCGCGAGCGCGGGGCGGCGCACGCGCCCGTGCCCACCGGCGAGGTGTGACCCGCTCGATGCGCCGGAGTGAGCGACGTGGGCGACGGGCGACGACGGGATGCTCGCCCGGCCTCGTGGCATGGCGCGCCGGACGCGGGCGTCAGGAGCTGGACGACGTCGACGCGGCGATCACGGCGGACGCGGTGATCGCCGCGGTGGCGCTCTCCGCGGCCTGCAGGGCACGGCGCACGGCCTCCCCGCCGACGTCACCCTTCGCGATCGCGGCGGCGCGCCGCCGCACCTCCGAGCGGGACAGGCCGACGTCGCCGACGGCGCCGGGCACCCGGCCGAGGGCGTGCAGGACGGCGACGAGGGTCGCGTCGCGCGCGTCGGGCTGCCGGGAGCCCACGACGACCTCGCGCAGCCGCTGACGCAGCACGGCGGACGGCCCGGCCGGGTCGACGACGGGGTGGCGCGTCGTCCACGTGATGCCGAGGAACCGCACGGGTACCGGGCGCAGCACGCCCGCGTCGACGAGCCGTTGCTCGATCGTCGCGCGCAGCCCGCGCGCGAGGACGGGGACCACCTCCTGCGGGCGGCGGTGCCGGCGCCAGGCTGCGATCTGACGCAGCGCGTCGTCCAGGTCCGGGTCGGGGTGCCGTGCCGTGGCGGTGACGACGACGCGACCCGGCGCGAGCTGCGGGTGGCCCTTGCCGGTGATCTCCACGAGCCCGTCCTGGACGAGCTCGACCAGGACGGAACCGGCGAGCGCGAGCCCGGTGCGCTGCCCGGAGTCGAGCGACCGCCCGGTCGTCGGGTCGGTCAGCAGCAGCAGTGTCGCCTCGGCCAGCAGCATGACGCCGACCGTAGCGCCCCGGGCCCGGCGCCGGGTGTGGTCGTCGCTCGTCGGCACGGGCGACCGCGGCCGCCCGCTCGCGCCGGCTGCTGGAGGTCGCCGAGACCGTTCACGCCGGGGGTGGCCCGTGACGGACCGCGCGGCGCACCCCAGGGCGGGCCACGAGGGTGTGGCAACGGCAGCGACCGAGAATTGTGTGCGGTGTGTGAAGATCGGGGGAAGTCTCGCCGATCCGCGCGCGGGTGGATTTCTAGTCGGGCATTCTGGCGGGTCGACAATGTGGCGGGTCGACGGTCCGGCGTGTTTTCTCGGGCGGACGAGTGCCGCGCCGGTGTGCGGCCCGGGTGCAGCCCGCCGTGTGCCGGACGCAGGTCGCCGCAGGTCAGGAACGTGCCGCCGAACGGATGACGCCGTGACGACAATGTGACGTCGTTACCCGAACGGGACATTCGTGTGACCGCCCTGTGCTGGTCGGAGGTCGATCCCGGCCGGGAGGCTTCAGTCCTCGAACAATGGAGGACGGCTGATGCGTGGTAGGTCGATGACGAGGTCCAGGATTTCGTCGACGAACGGTATTCGTGGTGTTGCGGGGAATGCGGGCGCGCGGCGTGTCGTGGGTGCGCTGGCGGCAGTGGCGCTCGCCGGGTCGCTCGCGGCCTGCTCGTCGGACGGGACGAGCGACGGTGCGGTCGCACCTGACGGTGCCTACGAGGACGCGTTCGCGCCGGACCAGTGGCGCGACGTCCCGACGGACCCGCAGGAGGAGTACGACGACTCGCCGGAGCAGCCGTTCCAGGACGTGACGACGAGCCCGCTGTCGACGTTCGCGTCGGACGTCGACACGGCGTCGTACAGCAACCTGCGCCGCCAGCTCCGCCAGGGCGTCGAGCCGGAGGGCGTCCGGATCGAGGAGCTCGTCAACTACTTCGACTACGACTACCCGGCGCCGGAACCGGACGCGGAGGACCCGTTCACGGTCACGACGCAGGTCGCGGACGCGCCGTGGGCGCCCGGCCACCAGCTCGCGATGATCGGCGTGCAGGCGACGGACGTGAAGCCCACGACGCGCGGCAACAACGTCGTCTTCCTGCTGGACGTGTCGGGATCGATGGACGAGCCGAACAAGCTGCCGCTGCTCGCCGACTCGTTCGCGCTCCTGGTCGAGCAGCTCGACGAGGACGACACGGTCTCGATCGTGACCTACGCGGGCAGCGACCAGGTGCTCGCGGACTCGGTGCCGGGCGACCGGCGCGGGGAGATCGTCGACATCCTGCGTGAGCTGCGGGCCGGTGGCTCGACGGGCGGCGCGCGCGGGCTGGAGACGGCGTACGAGCTCGCGGCGAAGAACTTCGTCGAGGGCGGCAACAACCGCGTCATCCTGGCGACGGACGGCGACTTCAACGTCGGCCCGTCGACGCCGGAGCAGCTCACCGAGCTCATCGAGGAGCACGCCCGGACCGGCGTCTACATCTCGGTGCTCGGCTTCGGGATGGGGAACCTCAAGGACAGCACGATGGAGGCGATCGCCGACCACGGGAACGGCAACTACGCGTACATCGACACGCTCGACGAGGCGCGCAAGGTCCTCGTGGACGAGTTCGACTCGACGATGTTCGTCGTGGCGCAGGACCTCAAGGTGCAGGTGGAGCTCAACCCCGCGACGGTGTCGCAGTACCGCCTGCTCGGCTACGACAACCGCCGGCTGGAGGACGAGGAGTTCGCCGACGACACGAAGGACGCGGGCGACGTGGGCGCCGGGCACGAGGTCACGGCGTTCTACGAGCTGGTCCCGGCGCAGGGGTCGGGCGGCGACGACGGCTTGGACTACCAGGACGTCGAGCCGGGCTCGTCGGGCGACTTCCTGACGGTGCACGTGCGCTACAAGGACCCGGGTGCGACCGAGAGCACCGAGGTCGTCTTCCCCGCGGGCGCCGACACGTACACGACCCGCCCGACGAGCGACTTCCGGTTCGCGTCCGCGGTGGTCGAGTTCGCGCTCGCGGCGACGGGATCGCAGCACGCGGGCGACGCCGACCCGGCGCGGGCCCGGGAGCGGGCGGGTGCCGCCCTCGGCGAGGACCCCTACGGCCTGCGGGCGGAGTTCGTCACCCTCGTCGAGGAGTACCTGGAGCTGACCGCCTGAGCGGGCGCTGAGCTCACGACGCCGCCGTCGGGCCGTGCTGGGCCCGGCGGCGGCGTTCCAGGCCGTCGAGCACGATGTCGAGGCCGAACTCGAACTCCGTCTGGTCGTCGCACCAGCCGAGCGTCTGCTCGGGGGCGTCGTGCACGACCTGGGCGAGCATCGCGCTGAGGTGCGGCGCGGCGGCCGCGAACAGCTCCATGTCGATGTCGGCGGTGCCGTTGTCGTCGAGCGGGAGCTCCTGCGTGAAGCCGAACATGCGGCTCCCGAGCGCGTGCAGCGCGTGGTGCGCGAGGTCGTGCGAGAACCCGCCGGCGAGCATGACGCCGACGGTGGCGTCGACGTAGCGCACCATCGACGGCGAGATCGCGGACCGCTGCTCGAGCAGCCCGGCGAGCCAGCGGTGGCGGAGCAGCACGCGTCGCGCGCCCAGGGCGCGGGCCCGCAGAGCCGGCTGCCACGCGCCTGCCTCGAGCGGACCCGGGTCGCCGACCTCGGCGACGATCTCGTCGAAGCCGAGCTCCACGAGGCCGTCGAGGATGGCGTCCTTGTTCGGCAGGTGGTGGTAGAGCGACATCGCCTCGACCCCGAGGTCCTCGGCGAGGCGCCGCATGGTGAGGGCGTCGATCCCGTGGCGGTCGGCGAGGTCGCGCGCCGCGGCGAGGACGCGCTCGCGGGTCAGCGTCGGCCGATCCGTGCGTGCGGGCATCCCCACCTCCTGTCGCGCCCACGGTAACGCGGGGTCTGGACGGGTCCGTCCACCAGGTCTACCTTACGACGTAAGACTTACGACGTAAGGGGAGCCGAGATGGACGTCCAGACACTGCCGAAGACGATGCGTGCCGCGGAGATCGACCGGTTCGGTGCCCCGGAGGTCGTGCACCTCGCGGTGGTCGACCGGCCCGACCCCGGCCCGGACGAGGTGCTCGTCCGCATGCGTGCCGCGTCCCTCACCGTCGCGGACCACCGCATGCGTGCGCGCGACCTGCCCGCGGGATGGGGGCTCGTGGGCCCCCTCATGCTCGGGATCCGCCGGCCGCGTACGCGCCGCCTGGGCGTCGACGGTGCGGGGGTCGTCGTCGCGACCGGCGCCGGCGTCACCGCGTGGGCGCCCGGCGACGAGGTGCTCGTCGCGAGCGGCCTGGCGATGGGGTTCCACGCCGAGTACGTCGTCGTGCGAGCCGACCGCGGGATCGCCCGCAAGCCCGCGGGCACCACGTTCGAGGAGGCCGCCGCACTGCCCTTCGGTGCGGTGACGGCCCTCGTCTTCCTCGCGCGCGCCCAGGTCGGACCGGGCACGAGGGTGCTGGTCAACGGGGCGTCCGGTGCGGTCGGGACCGCGGTCGTCCAGCTCGCGCACGCCGCGGGCGCCCACGTGACGGGCGTGTGCAGCGGGCGCAACGCGGACCTCGTGCGCAGCCTCGGGGCCGACCGCGTCGTCGACTACACGACGACCGACTTCGCGCGCGAGGGCGAGGTGTACGACGTGGTCGTCGACTGCGTCGGCAACGCCCCGGTGTCGCGCGTCGCGCCCGTGGTCCGTCGCGGCGGGGCCGTCCTCGCGGTCGTCGGGACGCCGGCGAGCATGGTCCTCGCGCCGCTCCACGGCCTGCGCGTGCGGGGCACGGTCGCGGTGCGCGGTGCCACGATCCCCCTCGCCGAGCAGCTGCGGCAGGTGACCGCCGCCGTCGAGGCCGGCACGCTGCGGCCCGTCGTCGACCGCGTCTTCGACTTCGACGACGTCGTCGAGGCGCACCGGTACGTCGACACCGGGCGCAAGCGCGGCAACGTCGTGCTGCGCCTCGCCTGAGACGCCCCGGCGGGACCAAAGGACCTCGCGCCACGGCCCCGTCGGAGGACGGTGGAAAGGGTAGAGGGGCCGAGCAGATCGAGTCGGGCCTGCGCGTGCAGGGTCACCGGGCAGTACGTCCCCTGAGCGGGGTCGCTCGTACGTCGCGTCACTCGACCGCGTCGTCGTCCGGAGCGGGCGACGCACGACCGCCCCGGCGGTCGGTCCCGGAGGAGGAGTCATGACAGGTCGTGCCCGCGCAGCCGTCGTCGTCGGCCTCGGCTCGGCGGCCCTCGTCGCCGTGCTGCGCAGCCGCCGACGCGCGACGAGCGACCGCCCCGCGGTGGAGGTGACGCACCCGCCGCGGTGGGTCGTCCGGGCCGCCGACCCCGTGATGCGCCGGCTGCTGTCGTCGCCGCGCACCGCCGGCCGGATGGGTGACGAGCTGCTCCTCGTGCACGTCACCGGGCGCCGCACGGGCCGGACCTACGACGTGCCCGTGGGCTGCCGCCCCGGCCCTGACGGGCGTCTCGTCGTCGTCACGCACGGTCGCTGGCGGGTCAACCTGCGTGACCTGCCCGACGTCGAGGTCACCTGGCGCGGCCTGCGCCGCCCGGCTCGTGCCGAGCTGGTCGAGGACCCGCAGGCGGTCGCCGAGGTGTACCGCGGGCGCATCGACCCGCTCGCGCCGCGGGCGTCGGCGCGGCGCACCGGGCTGCGGCTCGCGCACGACAGGGTGCCGGCGACCGAGGAGGTCGTCGACGCGGTGCGTCGCGCGCACGTCGGGGTCGTCCGCCTCGACGTGGGGGAGCCCCGCACGGCCTGATCGGCGCCGCCGGTCGGCCCGACCCGTCCGCGCCGTTCAGGCGGGCGGTGCGGACGCGTGCTCCGTCGCCGTCCGGGTCACGGTGTCGAGCATGCGGCCGAGGACGGCGAGCTCGTCGTCGTCCAGCCCGAACGCGGCCCCGATGTGCGCGGGCACGTGAGCGACCTGGGCGCGCAGGTCGCGGCCGGCGTCGGTGAGCGTGACGGTCACCGACCGCTCGTCGTCGGCGCGGCGACGACGTTCGACGAGTCCGCGCGCCTCGAGCCGCTTGAGCAGGGGTGACACCGTCCCGTAGTCGAGGTGCAGGAGGTCGATGACCTGCCGGACCGTCTGGTCGCCGCGTGTCCACAGCACGACGAGGACGAGGTACTGCGGGTAGGTGAGGCCGAGCGGGTCGAGCAGGCCGCGGTACACCGACGTCATCGCGCGGGACGCGGAGTAGAGGTCGAAGCACAGCATCGTCGCCAGGGAGATGCCGTCCGTCTGCGCCGGGTTCTCCTGCCGGCCGTCGTCGGTCACGAGGATCAGTCTACGGCGAGGATTGACGCCCGCAACTGAATCGTGCACGATGTAGTTGCTCGCGAGGAAACTGCGAGACCGCCCCGGTCGCCACCCGGGCGACGTCACGGAAGAGGAGCAGGGGAATGCCGTACATCACGAGCACCGCCACCGACCAGCACGTCGAGCTCTACTACGAGGACCACGGCAGCGGCCAGCCCGTCGTGCTCATCCACGGCTACCCGCTCGACGGGCACTCGTGGGAGAAGCAGACGGTCGCGCTGCTCGACGCGGGCTACCGCGTCATCACCTACGACCGCCGCGGGTTCGGCCGCTCCACGAAGGCCACCGAGGGCTACGACTACGACACCTTCGCCGCCGACCTCGACGCCGTCCTGACGACGCTCGACCTCACCGACGTCGTCCTCGTCGGCTTCTCGATGGGTACCGGCGAGGTCGGTCGCTACCTCGGGACCCGCGGCTCCGACCGCGTCGCCAAGGCCGCGTTCCTCGCGTCGATCGAGCCGTTCCTGCTCCAGACCGACGAGACGCCCGACGGCCTGCCGCAGGCCGCGTTCGACGGCATCGCCGCCCAGGCCCGCCAGGACCGCTTCGCGTGGTTCGACGAGTTCTTCCGCAACTTCTACAACCTCGACGAGAACCTCGGCACGCGCATCAGCGAGGCCGCCGTGCGCGGCTCGTGGGCCGTCGCCGCCGGCTCGGCGCCGTGGGCCGCGTGGACCGTCGTGCCGACGTGGCACACCGACTTCCGCGACGACATCGCGAAGATCGACGTCCCGACGCTGATCCTGCACGGCACCGGCGACCGCATCCTCCCGGTCGGGGCCACGGGTCGCGCCTTCAGCAAGCTGCTGCCCGAGGCGACGTACGTCGAGGTCGAGGGCGCGCCGCACGGCCTGCTGTGGACGCACGCCGACGAGGTCACGACGGCGCTGCTGGACTTCCTCTCCGCCTGACCGCTGCCCCGAACGCCCTCCCGTCACCGCGACGGGAGGGCGTTCTCGCCCACCCACAGGGAGCTGTCGACCTCGGCCGTCACGGGGAACCGGTCAGCGGAGCTCCGGACCGAACGGGTCCGCCGGTGCCCCTCTCAGGAGCCCTGGCACACGACGCCGACGCACTGCGGGTCGTTGCCGTTGCCGGCCGCGCGGTTGCCACCGAGGTCCGTCGCGTTCGGGGTGTGGATACCCCAGCCGCTGTTCGCGTTCGCGGTGTTGCGGCCGAGTGCCAGCTCGGCGGCGTCGGAGACGATCGCGTCGCCGTTGTGCACGAACGTGTTGCGCACGAGCGTGTCGACGGGGCCGCCGTCGCCGTCGGTCGTGAAGCCCGTGCCGTTGTCGCGGAACGTGCTGCGCTCCAGGCGCAGGTCCAGCTCGAAGCCGCCGACGACTCCTACGCCGTTCGACGTGAACGTGTTGCCGGTCAGCCGCGCGACGGACATGCCGCCCTGGTACCCCGTGCCGTTGTCGGAGAGCACGCTGCTGCTGAGGTCGAGCTCGCCGGCGTCCTGGAAGACACCCTCGTACTCGTTGCCCGTGAACGTGCTGCCGGTGACGGTGCAGGTCACGCTGCACACGACGCCCGTGGAGTTGCCCTCGACGGTGGTGGTCGAGACGACCGCGACGCCGGCCCACGCGAACTGCGCGCCCCAGTTGTTGTCGACGATCGTGCTGCGCGAGACCTCGACCCGGTGCAGCCACGCGGTCGAGACGCCGTCGATGTTGCCCCGCAGGGTCGAGCGCACGATGCGCAGGTCGGCCGGGTTCTCCTCGAACATGTCGCCGAAGGCGGCGACGCCGTGCGAGTTGTCCTCGGCCGTGACCGAGCGCACCGTCTTCGTGCCCGGCCCGTAGGCGTACACCCCGTTGTAGAAGCCGGTGATGCGGCCGTTGCGCACCTCCGCGGCCCCGTCCCCGCCGAGCGCCACGCCGGTGCCGCCCTGGGCCGCCCCCGGGCCGCTGATGGTCCGACCCCGCAGGTCGAGCGTGCCTCCGCCGAGCACGGTCACGCCGACCTCGGTACAGGTGAGGTCCTGCGCGAGGTACGCCGGTCCTGTGACCTGCTGCCCGCACTCCGTCACCGGCGTCGGGCCGGGTCCGGCCGCCTGGGCGGGAGCGGCGAGCAGGGCCGCGGCCCCTGCGAGGACGGTGACGACGACGGATCGACTGCGCATCGGTGTTCCCCCTTGTGCGCCCACGCCCTGTGGGCTTCGCGCACCACAATGCTGACGAGCGTCCGGCTTGTCCGGGTCTGCGCGGGTTTTCACCCGGGTGGAACCGGCGAAAGCCGCCCGACGGCACCGTGGTGGCAAGGACGGGTCCGCGCCCTCCCTGAACCTCGCGCACGTCGTGACCGCACCGCTCGCCGGCGGGGCAGTGACGCCGCGTCGCGGTCGAGGCGGACGACCGGCCGACGACGCGCGCCGCTGCTCGCCGGACCGGGCGCCCGTCAGGACCGGCGGCGGCCCAGGGCGTAGCCGGCGACGGCTCCCACACCGAGGGCGCCGACCAGCACGAGGAGGGTCGGGAGGCGGGTCTCCCATGCGCCGCCGCCGTAGGTGACCTGGCTCAGGGGCGCGTACGCGAACCAGCCGAACGGCACCGTCCACGTGCGCCACAGGCCGACGACCAGGAGGGTCGTCGAGACGAGCAGGATCCCGGCGAGCACGGCTCGGCGGCGGGTGGGGGCGGGCGTCGTCGGCATGGCGGCATCGTCGTCGGCGCACAGTCCGACGGCAACGGGCTCGGCGCGGCGCGGGAGAAATGCGTGGCGGGCGGCGCCG
This genomic interval carries:
- a CDS encoding NAD(P)-dependent alcohol dehydrogenase, translated to MDVQTLPKTMRAAEIDRFGAPEVVHLAVVDRPDPGPDEVLVRMRAASLTVADHRMRARDLPAGWGLVGPLMLGIRRPRTRRLGVDGAGVVVATGAGVTAWAPGDEVLVASGLAMGFHAEYVVVRADRGIARKPAGTTFEEAAALPFGAVTALVFLARAQVGPGTRVLVNGASGAVGTAVVQLAHAAGAHVTGVCSGRNADLVRSLGADRVVDYTTTDFAREGEVYDVVVDCVGNAPVSRVAPVVRRGGAVLAVVGTPASMVLAPLHGLRVRGTVAVRGATIPLAEQLRQVTAAVEAGTLRPVVDRVFDFDDVVEAHRYVDTGRKRGNVVLRLA
- a CDS encoding GOLPH3/VPS74 family protein: MLLAEATLLLLTDPTTGRSLDSGQRTGLALAGSVLVELVQDGLVEITGKGHPQLAPGRVVVTATARHPDPDLDDALRQIAAWRRHRRPQEVVPVLARGLRATIEQRLVDAGVLRPVPVRFLGITWTTRHPVVDPAGPSAVLRQRLREVVVGSRQPDARDATLVAVLHALGRVPGAVGDVGLSRSEVRRRAAAIAKGDVGGEAVRRALQAAESATAAITASAVIAASTSSSS
- a CDS encoding alpha/beta fold hydrolase; the protein is MPYITSTATDQHVELYYEDHGSGQPVVLIHGYPLDGHSWEKQTVALLDAGYRVITYDRRGFGRSTKATEGYDYDTFAADLDAVLTTLDLTDVVLVGFSMGTGEVGRYLGTRGSDRVAKAAFLASIEPFLLQTDETPDGLPQAAFDGIAAQARQDRFAWFDEFFRNFYNLDENLGTRISEAAVRGSWAVAAGSAPWAAWTVVPTWHTDFRDDIAKIDVPTLILHGTGDRILPVGATGRAFSKLLPEATYVEVEGAPHGLLWTHADEVTTALLDFLSA
- a CDS encoding nitroreductase/quinone reductase family protein, translating into MTGRARAAVVVGLGSAALVAVLRSRRRATSDRPAVEVTHPPRWVVRAADPVMRRLLSSPRTAGRMGDELLLVHVTGRRTGRTYDVPVGCRPGPDGRLVVVTHGRWRVNLRDLPDVEVTWRGLRRPARAELVEDPQAVAEVYRGRIDPLAPRASARRTGLRLAHDRVPATEEVVDAVRRAHVGVVRLDVGEPRTA
- a CDS encoding TetR/AcrR family transcriptional regulator C-terminal domain-containing protein yields the protein MPARTDRPTLTRERVLAAARDLADRHGIDALTMRRLAEDLGVEAMSLYHHLPNKDAILDGLVELGFDEIVAEVGDPGPLEAGAWQPALRARALGARRVLLRHRWLAGLLEQRSAISPSMVRYVDATVGVMLAGGFSHDLAHHALHALGSRMFGFTQELPLDDNGTADIDMELFAAAAPHLSAMLAQVVHDAPEQTLGWCDDQTEFEFGLDIVLDGLERRRRAQHGPTAAS
- a CDS encoding NosD domain-containing protein, whose product is MRSRSVVVTVLAGAAALLAAPAQAAGPGPTPVTECGQQVTGPAYLAQDLTCTEVGVTVLGGGTLDLRGRTISGPGAAQGGTGVALGGDGAAEVRNGRITGFYNGVYAYGPGTKTVRSVTAEDNSHGVAAFGDMFEENPADLRIVRSTLRGNIDGVSTAWLHRVEVSRSTIVDNNWGAQFAWAGVAVVSTTTVEGNSTGVVCSVTCTVTGSTFTGNEYEGVFQDAGELDLSSSVLSDNGTGYQGGMSVARLTGNTFTSNGVGVVGGFELDLRLERSTFRDNGTGFTTDGDGGPVDTLVRNTFVHNGDAIVSDAAELALGRNTANANSGWGIHTPNATDLGGNRAAGNGNDPQCVGVVCQGS
- a CDS encoding MarR family winged helix-turn-helix transcriptional regulator; protein product: MLCFDLYSASRAMTSVYRGLLDPLGLTYPQYLVLVVLWTRGDQTVRQVIDLLHLDYGTVSPLLKRLEARGLVERRRRADDERSVTVTLTDAGRDLRAQVAHVPAHIGAAFGLDDDELAVLGRMLDTVTRTATEHASAPPA
- a CDS encoding DUF4253 domain-containing protein; protein product: MAWWKTSRSSPSRSVRPGAPGAASGREITRTAVLGQAPPTFVLGTTSTGDVLAFRAAAQDLVAWWHRLRAEHPTTGLWPVLLGDGPGDLCAALPGAVRDDYDPAAELVRAHGMSLADLRALRAQRLAQYADLGGDDSFRDDEDDDALAMVEPDALARYEATFTAARTDGLVALVPAAHAWQVPVLLGWDGGLNYDLEPVDHAVVLRDWQERFGAQLVTLGNEQVLELWVDHPPTDPAQALAVAREQFEYCYDSVYQGVGSLTELARDQVGSQSWYFWWD
- a CDS encoding vWA domain-containing protein — its product is MALAGSLAACSSDGTSDGAVAPDGAYEDAFAPDQWRDVPTDPQEEYDDSPEQPFQDVTTSPLSTFASDVDTASYSNLRRQLRQGVEPEGVRIEELVNYFDYDYPAPEPDAEDPFTVTTQVADAPWAPGHQLAMIGVQATDVKPTTRGNNVVFLLDVSGSMDEPNKLPLLADSFALLVEQLDEDDTVSIVTYAGSDQVLADSVPGDRRGEIVDILRELRAGGSTGGARGLETAYELAAKNFVEGGNNRVILATDGDFNVGPSTPEQLTELIEEHARTGVYISVLGFGMGNLKDSTMEAIADHGNGNYAYIDTLDEARKVLVDEFDSTMFVVAQDLKVQVELNPATVSQYRLLGYDNRRLEDEEFADDTKDAGDVGAGHEVTAFYELVPAQGSGGDDGLDYQDVEPGSSGDFLTVHVRYKDPGATESTEVVFPAGADTYTTRPTSDFRFASAVVEFALAATGSQHAGDADPARARERAGAALGEDPYGLRAEFVTLVEEYLELTA